The following are encoded together in the Candidatus Fusobacterium pullicola genome:
- the uvrB gene encoding excinuclease ABC subunit UvrB, whose product MFKLHSKYTPMGDQPEAIKKIVENINDGIADQVLLGVTGSGKTFTIANIIKETNRPALILAPNKTLAAQLYSEYKSFFPENAVEYFVSYYDYYQPEAYIAVTDTYIEKDSSVNDEIEKLRQAATAALINRRDVIIVASVSAIYGLGSAETYKKMTIPIDKKTGIGRKELIQRLISIRYERNDMAFERGKFRIKGDVIDIYPSYMETGYRLEFWDEDLEEISEINTLTGQKIRKNLERIMIYPATQYLTEDGDVERIIGEIQKDKIEEVKAFEDKGKLLEAQRLKQRTEYDIEMIREIGYCKGIENYSRYLSGKKPGETPDTLLEYFPKDFVTYIDESHISIPQIRGMYNGDRARKEALVENGFRLKAALDNRPLKFEEFRNITGQTVFVSATPGDFEVQEANGHIAEQLIRPTGILDPIIEVRETKNQVDDLMEEIRLRVEKNQRVLVTTLTKKMAEELTEYYLGFGLRVKYMHSDIDTLERIEIIRGLRKGEFDVLVGINLLREGLDIPEVSLVAILEADKEGFLRSRRSLVQTIGRAARNVDGRVILYGDIMTDSMKEAIDETNRRRKIQHQYNIDNGIDPKTVIREISEDIINLDYGLPEDMIKEREKKLFTSKEDIEKEISKLQKEITKLSKELDFENAITKRDEMMKLKKLLLEF is encoded by the coding sequence ATGTTTAAACTACATTCAAAATATACTCCGATGGGAGATCAACCAGAAGCGATAAAAAAAATTGTTGAAAATATCAATGATGGAATAGCAGATCAAGTGTTATTGGGAGTAACGGGATCTGGAAAAACTTTTACAATAGCAAATATTATAAAAGAGACAAATAGACCAGCTTTGATATTAGCTCCAAATAAGACTTTAGCAGCTCAACTTTATAGTGAGTATAAAAGTTTTTTTCCGGAGAATGCTGTAGAGTATTTCGTTTCATACTATGATTATTATCAACCGGAAGCTTATATTGCTGTAACAGACACTTATATAGAGAAGGATTCATCTGTTAATGATGAGATAGAGAAATTAAGACAAGCAGCTACAGCTGCCTTAATTAATAGAAGAGATGTTATTATTGTGGCATCAGTTTCAGCTATATATGGATTAGGATCAGCTGAAACATATAAGAAGATGACTATTCCTATAGATAAAAAGACTGGGATAGGGAGAAAAGAGTTAATTCAAAGGTTGATAAGTATAAGATATGAGAGAAATGATATGGCTTTTGAAAGAGGAAAGTTTAGAATAAAGGGAGATGTAATAGATATATATCCTTCATATATGGAGACAGGTTATAGATTAGAGTTTTGGGATGAAGATTTAGAGGAGATTTCCGAGATAAATACTCTAACAGGGCAGAAAATAAGAAAAAATTTAGAAAGAATAATGATATATCCAGCTACTCAATATTTAACTGAAGATGGAGATGTAGAAAGAATAATAGGTGAAATTCAAAAGGATAAAATAGAAGAGGTAAAGGCTTTTGAAGATAAAGGAAAACTTTTAGAAGCTCAAAGATTGAAGCAAAGAACAGAATATGATATTGAGATGATAAGAGAGATAGGATATTGTAAAGGAATAGAAAATTATTCAAGATACTTATCTGGGAAAAAACCAGGAGAAACTCCAGATACGTTATTAGAGTATTTTCCAAAAGATTTTGTGACATATATAGACGAATCTCATATCTCAATACCACAGATAAGAGGAATGTATAATGGAGATAGAGCTAGAAAAGAGGCCTTAGTAGAAAATGGTTTTAGATTAAAAGCTGCCCTTGATAATAGACCACTGAAATTTGAAGAGTTTAGAAATATAACTGGGCAAACAGTATTTGTTTCAGCAACACCAGGAGATTTTGAGGTACAAGAGGCAAACGGTCATATAGCAGAACAATTAATTCGCCCAACAGGTATACTTGATCCTATTATAGAGGTAAGGGAGACTAAAAATCAAGTTGATGATTTGATGGAAGAGATAAGATTAAGAGTAGAAAAAAATCAGAGAGTATTGGTAACAACACTAACGAAAAAAATGGCTGAGGAATTAACAGAGTATTACTTAGGTTTTGGACTCAGAGTAAAATATATGCATTCAGATATTGATACTTTAGAAAGAATAGAAATAATAAGAGGATTGCGTAAGGGAGAATTTGATGTTCTAGTAGGAATAAATCTACTTAGAGAGGGATTAGATATTCCAGAAGTATCTTTAGTTGCTATTTTAGAGGCTGATAAGGAGGGATTTTTAAGAAGTAGACGTTCTTTAGTGCAGACAATAGGAAGAGCAGCTAGAAATGTAGATGGGAGAGTAATTCTTTATGGAGATATAATGACAGATTCTATGAAAGAAGCTATTGACGAGACTAATAGAAGAAGGAAAATACAACATCAATATAATATAGATAATGGAATAGATCCTAAAACTGTAATAAGAGAGATAAGTGAAGATATAATAAACCTTGATTATGGTTTACCAGAAGATATGATAAAAGAGAGGGAGAAAAAGTTATTCACTTCAAAAGAGGATATTGAAAAAGAGATATCTAAACTTCAAAAAGAGATTACAAAGCTTTCAAAGGAGTTAGATTTTGAAAATGCTATTACAAAAAGAGATGAGATGATGAAATTAAAAAAATTACTATTAGAGTTTTAA
- a CDS encoding tetratricopeptide repeat protein, giving the protein MKRILGVFILITSLVYGEGLLFWNENSEEKAQIEAKKQEMALRWKKIKELDKKISFDKNKENLEKNYKKYVEEFNIYLEYIKQDSEELFKVGDYYFKDGRYEKAYEVFSQDNTNLKNVFGAATTARFLSEYDKSLKLYTQAINMAPDFYESYLGRGIVNRNIKNYSEAIEDFKKYMEYKKDEAVYTGLGDLYMVTENYQEAKKVLEVARNRYPNSKVIKDMLIRVYAELKS; this is encoded by the coding sequence ATGAAAAGAATATTGGGAGTATTTATATTAATTACAAGTTTAGTATATGGAGAAGGGTTATTATTTTGGAATGAAAATTCAGAAGAGAAGGCTCAAATAGAGGCTAAAAAACAAGAAATGGCTTTGAGGTGGAAAAAAATAAAAGAATTAGATAAAAAGATATCTTTTGATAAAAATAAAGAAAACTTAGAAAAAAACTATAAAAAGTATGTAGAGGAATTCAATATATATTTGGAATATATCAAACAAGATAGCGAAGAATTATTTAAAGTAGGAGATTATTATTTTAAAGATGGTAGATATGAGAAAGCTTATGAAGTTTTTTCTCAAGATAATACAAACTTAAAAAATGTATTTGGAGCTGCTACAACAGCTAGATTTCTAAGTGAGTATGATAAATCATTAAAGTTATATACTCAAGCAATAAATATGGCACCAGATTTTTATGAGTCATATTTAGGAAGAGGAATAGTCAATAGAAATATAAAAAATTATTCAGAAGCTATAGAAGATTTTAAAAAATATATGGAATATAAAAAAGATGAAGCTGTATATACTGGACTTGGAGATCTTTATATGGTAACAGAGAATTACCAAGAGGCTAAAAAAGTATTAGAAGTAGCAAGAAATAGATATCCAAATTCTAAGGTAATAAAAGATATGTTAATTAGGGTTTATGCAGAGCTAAAAAGTTAA
- the dprA gene encoding DNA-processing protein DprA — MEWYRLVVVKLKDSSFRSIIKKFEKYEDIFLLDKVYLKKYCNLDESEIEKIYASKNIDLESELEKLKKQRVFLLFIRDEGYPEELRNIAKPPIFLYYRGDITLLSKRKIAIVGTRRATSYGRITCDKLVRDLVENDIVTVSGLATGIDSICHQKTLEYGGKTIAIVGSGLDVVYPKENEKIWKLIEIKGLIMSEYPLGTEPFQYNFPMRNRIIVEISQGVVVIESRSKGGSLITAELALEEGREVFAIPGEISSPASEGCNNLIKNSSAKLITNVDDILDEFGWNKIKINSRDKLNLTDYEKKIYNVLEREKNLDEIIEETSMKAGEILSILMDLEVKKVVVSVAGGKYRRKF; from the coding sequence TTGGAGTGGTATAGATTAGTAGTTGTAAAATTAAAAGATAGTAGTTTTAGAAGTATAATAAAAAAATTTGAAAAATATGAGGACATTTTTTTGTTAGATAAAGTATATTTAAAAAAATATTGTAACTTAGATGAAAGTGAAATAGAAAAAATATATGCTTCTAAAAATATTGATTTAGAGAGTGAGTTAGAAAAATTAAAAAAACAGAGAGTTTTTTTACTATTTATAAGAGATGAAGGATATCCAGAGGAATTAAGAAATATAGCAAAACCTCCTATATTTTTATATTATCGTGGAGATATAACTTTATTAAGCAAAAGAAAAATAGCTATAGTTGGAACTAGAAGAGCAACTTCTTATGGAAGAATTACTTGTGATAAATTAGTTAGAGATTTGGTAGAGAATGATATTGTCACAGTGAGTGGATTAGCTACAGGTATAGATAGTATCTGTCATCAAAAAACATTGGAGTATGGAGGAAAAACTATAGCTATAGTAGGAAGTGGCTTAGATGTAGTTTATCCCAAAGAAAATGAAAAAATATGGAAATTGATAGAGATAAAGGGGTTAATTATGAGTGAATATCCCTTAGGTACAGAACCATTTCAGTATAATTTTCCGATGAGAAATAGAATAATAGTTGAGATTTCTCAAGGGGTGGTTGTAATAGAGAGTCGTTCAAAAGGTGGAAGTTTAATAACAGCAGAGCTAGCTCTAGAAGAGGGGAGAGAGGTGTTTGCTATTCCTGGAGAAATTTCTTCTCCAGCTTCAGAAGGGTGTAATAATTTAATAAAAAATTCAAGTGCAAAATTAATAACAAATGTAGATGATATCTTAGATGAGTTTGGTTGGAATAAGATTAAAATTAATAGTAGAGATAAATTAAATTTGACAGATTATGAGAAAAAAATATACAATGTTTTAGAGAGAGAAAAAAATCTCGATGAAATAATAGAGGAAACTTCTATGAAAGCAGGTGAAATACTATCTATTTTAATGGATTTGGAGGTAAAAAAGGTAGTAGTGAGTGTGGCTGGAGGAAAGTACAGGAGAAAATTTTAA
- the xseA gene encoding exodeoxyribonuclease VII large subunit translates to MFEERTYTVSDFNRMIKGYIEENPNLREFFLEGELSGVTYYKSGHLYFNLKDNEAQIKCVAFKYKFKRIAEDLKDGDSVKLFGDVGFYENKGDFQVLVRHIEKKNKLGDMFAKLEELKKMMEKRGYFSSLYKKELPRYPRNIGVVTAITGAAVQDIIKTIKKRDNTINIYVYPAKVQGSGASDEIVRGIEKLNEIPEIDLIIAGRGGGSIEDLWAFNEEKTAMAFFNSKKPIISAVGHEIDNLLTDLVADVRAATPTQAVEISVPERKKTLESLEDRERYIVALMKNILSNKKKELEVRKESYYLKNFSKLIEEKNRLLMERESRLLRAIDYYLNTKKNQLENKIQRLITLNPLKILERGYSVVTKEGMGVKTISDINIGDEIEVRINDGKIISKVEKIVKN, encoded by the coding sequence ATGTTTGAAGAGAGAACTTATACAGTAAGTGATTTTAACAGAATGATAAAGGGATATATAGAAGAAAATCCTAATCTGAGAGAATTTTTCTTAGAAGGAGAGTTATCAGGGGTTACTTATTATAAGAGTGGACACCTATATTTTAACTTAAAAGATAATGAGGCTCAAATAAAATGTGTAGCTTTTAAATATAAATTCAAAAGAATAGCTGAGGATTTGAAAGATGGAGATTCAGTAAAACTATTTGGAGATGTAGGTTTTTATGAAAATAAGGGTGATTTTCAAGTTTTAGTAAGACATATAGAAAAAAAGAATAAACTTGGGGATATGTTTGCTAAGCTAGAAGAGTTAAAAAAGATGATGGAAAAGAGGGGATATTTTTCCTCTTTATATAAGAAAGAGTTACCTAGATATCCAAGAAATATAGGTGTAGTAACAGCTATTACTGGGGCAGCAGTACAAGATATAATAAAGACCATAAAAAAAAGAGATAATACTATAAATATATATGTATATCCTGCTAAAGTTCAAGGTAGTGGAGCTAGTGATGAGATAGTTAGAGGTATAGAAAAATTAAACGAAATTCCAGAAATTGATTTGATAATAGCTGGAAGAGGTGGAGGAAGTATTGAAGATTTATGGGCTTTCAATGAAGAGAAAACAGCAATGGCATTTTTTAACTCTAAAAAGCCAATAATATCTGCAGTAGGGCATGAGATAGATAATCTTTTAACAGATTTAGTAGCAGATGTAAGAGCGGCAACTCCTACTCAAGCAGTAGAAATTTCAGTGCCAGAGAGAAAAAAAACGCTTGAAAGTCTTGAAGATAGAGAAAGATATATTGTGGCACTAATGAAAAATATACTTTCAAATAAAAAAAAGGAGTTGGAAGTCAGAAAGGAAAGTTATTATCTAAAAAATTTCTCTAAACTAATAGAGGAAAAAAATAGATTGCTAATGGAAAGAGAGAGTAGATTACTAAGAGCTATTGATTACTATTTAAATACTAAAAAAAATCAATTAGAAAATAAAATACAGAGACTAATTACTTTAAATCCATTAAAAATATTAGAGAGAGGTTATTCTGTAGTAACTAAAGAGGGAATGGGGGTAAAAACTATATCTGATATCAATATAGGAGATGAGATAGAGGTTAGAATTAATGATGGAAAAATTATAAGTAAGGTAGAAAAAATAGTTAAGAATTAA